One genomic region from Campylobacter concisus encodes:
- a CDS encoding thioredoxin reductase encodes MKKIIFITLAILAIAVVAVISKGNLQDKGNLMDNTNTYTVIAPNGKEVWLDKNTNLIVAKPDSKIDAKNRIANKEASELVVQARSILDSSPYKNYKPLYYNPKPNSLGQTDYLSFKPWLDISYKSSSNKLSPWTKSEKAYYESLKDKRDRYIYLVKRSNLKCTMIDIPEDAIARVDSKGKLTKPEYAEIYDEVNSNRKTLKSELFAAEWNICAGVLGNTAGFSRGVGLGYAGFKARAYQSMFLSAQLGKKEALEGLADLFEYSTYLVGLNKNLQMAEEFRKLAKNPPLDEYGMMPYLDEIVGSYFVMDFNIGGVVNNPDGSIHRHLRKLVEDEGKLLDPRDLDANETTREEFEKYSKKVLEDYKEKFDEVGYPNTWDDRDLSLYIDSTLLESKIMSLTPPEGYPNAPYYNTPEELTRLYEAGKLDKKLNPLTPVMYRESFPEDLRQKILSYAKEHNIKD; translated from the coding sequence ATGAAAAAGATCATATTTATAACTTTAGCTATCTTAGCAATCGCAGTAGTAGCAGTAATAAGCAAAGGAAATTTACAAGATAAAGGAAATTTAATGGATAACACTAATACATATACGGTTATAGCTCCAAACGGAAAGGAGGTCTGGCTTGATAAAAATACAAATTTAATAGTAGCAAAGCCAGATAGTAAAATAGATGCTAAAAACAGGATCGCAAACAAAGAAGCTTCTGAGTTAGTTGTTCAAGCTCGCTCCATCCTAGACTCATCTCCATATAAAAACTATAAACCACTATACTATAACCCTAAACCAAACTCTTTAGGTCAAACAGACTATCTATCATTTAAACCTTGGCTAGATATTAGCTATAAATCAAGCTCAAATAAACTATCACCTTGGACTAAATCAGAAAAAGCTTACTATGAAAGCTTAAAAGATAAAAGAGATAGATATATCTATCTAGTAAAAAGAAGTAATCTAAAATGTACTATGATAGATATCCCTGAAGATGCAATAGCTAGAGTAGATAGCAAAGGCAAACTAACTAAACCTGAATATGCTGAAATTTATGATGAAGTAAATTCTAATAGAAAAACTCTAAAATCAGAACTATTTGCAGCAGAGTGGAATATATGTGCTGGAGTATTAGGAAATACAGCTGGATTTTCAAGGGGGGTTGGATTAGGTTATGCAGGATTTAAAGCAAGAGCATATCAATCAATGTTTCTATCAGCTCAGCTTGGTAAAAAAGAAGCTTTAGAGGGACTAGCAGACTTGTTTGAATACTCTACCTATCTAGTAGGTCTTAATAAAAATTTACAAATGGCTGAAGAATTTAGGAAACTAGCTAAAAATCCTCCACTAGATGAATATGGAATGATGCCTTACCTTGATGAGATAGTTGGAAGCTATTTCGTGATGGATTTTAATATAGGTGGGGTCGTTAATAATCCAGATGGCTCAATCCATAGGCATTTAAGAAAGCTCGTAGAAGATGAAGGAAAACTTCTAGACCCTAGAGACCTAGATGCAAACGAGACTACAAGGGAAGAATTTGAAAAATATTCAAAAAAAGTATTAGAAGATTATAAGGAAAAGTTTGACGAAGTCGGTTATCCAAACACATGGGATGATCGCGATTTATCTCTCTACATCGACTCCACCCTCCTAGAATCTAAGATAATGTCTCTAACTCCACCTGAGGGTTATCCTAATGCACCATACTATAACACACCAGAAGAGCTAACAAGACTATATGAGGCTGGTAAATTAGATAAAAAGCTAAATCCACTAACGCCAGTAATGTATAGAGAAAGTTTTCCTGAAGATCTTAGGCAAAAGATCCTAAGCTATGCTAAAGAGCATAATATAAAGGATTAG